One genomic window of Indioceanicola profundi includes the following:
- a CDS encoding HAD-IA family hydrolase, with protein sequence MVLKLALFDCDGTLVDSQAAIVAAMEAGFAAVGRSAPSAESIRRIVGLSLVEAVARLIPEEDAALHVEIAEAYKAAFQTNRLAGRHPEPLYPGVLAALDRLEEAGCVLGIATGKSRRGLIAVLEHHGLRDRFVTLQTADFVPGKPHPEMVERAMAEAGADRPGTVMIGDTTFDMQMARNARVSALGVTWGYHGEGELRETGAHRIVHDYGSLPDAVLGLMAPTH encoded by the coding sequence ATGGTGCTCAAGCTCGCTCTGTTCGATTGTGACGGCACGCTGGTGGACAGCCAGGCGGCCATAGTCGCCGCGATGGAGGCTGGCTTCGCCGCCGTGGGGCGATCCGCTCCGTCGGCGGAAAGCATCCGCCGCATCGTCGGGCTGTCGCTGGTGGAGGCGGTGGCCCGGCTGATCCCGGAGGAGGATGCCGCGCTGCATGTGGAGATCGCCGAGGCCTACAAGGCCGCCTTCCAGACCAACCGGCTTGCCGGCCGCCATCCGGAGCCGCTCTATCCCGGGGTGCTCGCGGCGCTGGACCGGCTGGAGGAAGCCGGCTGCGTGCTGGGCATCGCCACCGGCAAGAGCCGCCGCGGCCTGATCGCCGTGCTGGAGCATCACGGGCTGCGCGACCGGTTCGTCACACTCCAGACTGCCGACTTCGTCCCCGGCAAGCCTCATCCGGAAATGGTGGAGCGCGCCATGGCGGAGGCAGGAGCGGACCGGCCAGGAACGGTCATGATCGGCGATACCACCTTTGACATGCAGATGGCCCGGAATGCCCGTGTCTCCGCCCTGGGGGTCACCTGGGGCTATCACGGCGAAGGGGAGCTGCGGGAGACAGGCGCCCACCGGATCGTCCACGATTATGGCAGCCTGCCTGACGCGGTGCTTGGCCTGATGGCTCCGACACACTAG
- a CDS encoding SCP2 sterol-binding domain-containing protein, with the protein MSIDMIEQQMKSRSMQFAGLNAVVKFDFGQEGSLIVDGKTTPPAIGRTGPDPDTTLSISSGDFIKLSQGDLNPTMAFMTGKLKVSGNMGVAMKLSSMLED; encoded by the coding sequence ATGTCCATCGATATGATCGAACAGCAGATGAAGTCGCGTTCCATGCAGTTCGCCGGGCTGAACGCCGTGGTGAAGTTCGATTTCGGGCAGGAGGGGAGCCTGATCGTCGACGGCAAGACCACGCCCCCGGCCATCGGCCGCACCGGCCCCGATCCGGACACCACGCTCTCCATCAGCAGCGGCGACTTCATCAAGTTGAGCCAGGGCGACCTGAACCCCACCATGGCCTTCATGACCGGCAAGCTGAAGGTCAGCGGCAATATGGGCGTCGCCATGAAGCTCTCCTCCATGCTGGAGGATTGA
- a CDS encoding ATP12 family chaperone protein — MKRFYKTATAEQAGEGWQVLLDGKPMRTPAKEMLVVPTRRLAEAIAAEWNGQGEEVKPATMPLTQFASTTIDGVRNRRDLVVEAACAYAGSDLLCYRADHPQELADRQAAIWQPLLDWASARYGATLVPTAGIVHRQQDEAALTALRRAVEEYDDWRLCALQGAVGISGSLIVALALMDGRLTAEEVFAVSQLDESFQIEKWGEDAEAARRRAALRADLAATEAYLKLLAA; from the coding sequence ATGAAGCGCTTCTACAAGACCGCCACGGCGGAGCAGGCCGGCGAGGGCTGGCAGGTGCTGCTGGACGGCAAGCCGATGCGTACCCCCGCCAAGGAGATGCTGGTGGTGCCGACCCGACGGCTGGCGGAAGCCATTGCCGCCGAATGGAACGGACAGGGGGAAGAGGTGAAGCCGGCCACCATGCCGCTCACCCAGTTCGCCAGCACCACCATCGACGGTGTCCGGAACCGGCGTGACCTGGTGGTGGAAGCCGCCTGCGCCTATGCCGGCAGCGACCTGCTCTGTTACCGGGCCGACCACCCGCAGGAACTTGCCGACCGGCAGGCCGCCATATGGCAGCCGCTGCTGGACTGGGCCTCGGCCCGCTACGGGGCGACACTGGTCCCCACGGCCGGCATCGTCCACCGGCAGCAGGACGAGGCGGCGCTCACGGCATTGCGCCGGGCGGTGGAGGAGTATGATGATTGGCGGCTCTGCGCATTGCAGGGCGCTGTCGGCATCAGCGGCTCCCTGATCGTCGCCCTGGCCCTGATGGACGGCCGGCTGACGGCGGAGGAGGTGTTCGCCGTTTCCCAGCTCGACGAGAGTTTCCAGATCGAGAAATGGGGCGAGGATGCGGAGGCGGCCCGGCGGCGCGCGGCGCTGCGCGCCGATCTTGCGGCGACAGAGGCTTACCTCAAGCTGCTGGCCGCCTGA
- a CDS encoding acyl-CoA carboxylase subunit beta, whose protein sequence is MQDILEKLEQMRAGARLGGGEKRIDAQHAKGKLTARERIDVLLDEGSFEEWDMFVEHRCTDFGMAEQKVPGDGVVTGHGTINGRLVFVFSQDFTVFGGSLSEAHAEKICKVMDQAMKVGAPVIGLNDSGGARIQEGVASLGGYAEVFQRNVLASGVVPQISLIMGPCAGGAVYSPAMTDFIFMVKDSSYMFVTGPDVVKTVTHEVVSAEELGGAVTHTAKSGVADLAFENDVEALLQVRRFVDFLPLSNREKPPARPTPDAVDRPEPSLDTLIPANPNKPYDMKELILKVVDEADFFEIQPDFAKNIITGFGRMNGSTVGFVANQPTVLAGCLDIDSSIKAARFVRFCDAFNIPIVTFVDVPGFLPGTAQEFNGIIKHGAKLLFAYAEATVPKVTVITRKAYGGAYDVMASKHLRGDLNYAWPSAEIAVMGPKGAVEIIFRQDIGDQAKIEARTEEYRQKFANPFVAASRGYIDDVIMPHNTRKRICRALGMLKNKQLQNPWKKHDNLPL, encoded by the coding sequence ATGCAGGATATTCTGGAGAAGCTGGAGCAGATGCGGGCCGGAGCCCGGCTGGGCGGCGGCGAGAAGCGCATCGACGCGCAGCACGCCAAGGGCAAGCTGACCGCGCGGGAGCGCATCGACGTGCTGCTCGACGAAGGCTCCTTCGAAGAGTGGGACATGTTCGTCGAGCACCGCTGCACAGATTTCGGCATGGCGGAGCAGAAGGTGCCGGGCGACGGGGTGGTGACCGGCCACGGCACCATCAACGGCCGCCTGGTCTTCGTCTTCTCCCAGGATTTCACCGTGTTCGGCGGCTCCCTCTCGGAAGCCCATGCGGAGAAGATCTGCAAGGTGATGGACCAGGCGATGAAGGTGGGCGCACCCGTCATCGGCCTGAACGACAGCGGCGGGGCGCGCATCCAGGAGGGTGTCGCCTCGCTGGGCGGCTATGCCGAGGTGTTCCAGCGCAACGTGCTGGCCAGCGGCGTGGTCCCGCAGATTTCCCTCATCATGGGGCCGTGCGCCGGCGGGGCCGTCTATTCGCCGGCCATGACGGACTTCATCTTCATGGTGAAGGACAGCAGCTACATGTTCGTCACCGGCCCCGACGTGGTGAAGACGGTGACGCACGAGGTGGTGAGTGCGGAAGAGCTTGGCGGGGCCGTGACCCACACCGCCAAGTCCGGCGTCGCCGACCTCGCCTTCGAGAACGATGTGGAAGCCCTGCTGCAGGTGCGCCGCTTCGTCGATTTCCTGCCGCTCTCCAACCGGGAGAAGCCGCCGGCGCGGCCGACGCCGGATGCGGTGGATCGACCCGAACCCTCGCTGGATACGCTGATCCCGGCCAATCCGAACAAGCCCTACGACATGAAGGAGCTGATCCTGAAGGTCGTGGACGAGGCCGACTTCTTCGAGATCCAGCCGGACTTCGCCAAGAACATCATCACGGGCTTCGGCCGGATGAACGGCTCCACCGTGGGCTTCGTGGCGAACCAGCCCACGGTGCTGGCCGGATGCCTGGACATCGACAGCTCCATCAAGGCGGCGCGCTTCGTGCGCTTCTGCGACGCCTTCAACATCCCGATCGTGACCTTCGTGGACGTGCCGGGCTTCCTGCCGGGCACGGCGCAGGAGTTCAACGGCATCATCAAGCACGGGGCCAAGCTGCTCTTCGCCTATGCCGAGGCCACGGTGCCCAAGGTCACGGTGATTACCCGCAAGGCCTATGGCGGCGCCTACGACGTGATGGCGTCCAAGCATCTGCGCGGCGACCTGAACTATGCCTGGCCCTCCGCCGAGATCGCGGTGATGGGGCCGAAGGGCGCGGTGGAGATCATCTTCCGTCAGGACATCGGCGATCAGGCCAAGATCGAGGCCAGGACGGAGGAGTACCGGCAGAAGTTCGCCAATCCCTTCGTCGCCGCCTCCCGCGGCTATATCGACGACGTCATCATGCCGCACAACACCCGCAAGCGTATCTGCCGGGCGTTGGGCATGCTGAAGAACAAGCAGCTCCAGAATCCCTGGAAGAAGCACGACAACCTGCCGCTCTGA
- a CDS encoding potassium/proton antiporter, which yields MIDAVNFAILIGAGLIVVSVFTSLISQRLGAPLLLIFLGIGLLAGEDGLLGIDFDDGSAAYFIGSLALAIILFDSGFETRLQSYRLAAAPALTLATVGVVFTAGLLGAAAHVLIGLDWIEAVMLGAIVASTDAAAVFFLLRVGGITLRERVRATLEIESGTNDPMAIFLTLTLVELAAAQDGLGGFGWELAWTFVQQMGLGLVFGLVGGIVIARLLNRLRDLDPGLYPIAALSMALVVFAATGMLGGSGFLAAYLAGLVAGNRRIRHAPRLRRFQVGMSWLAQIGMFLTLGLLATPSQFGVVALPAVLLALILIFVARPLAVWLCLLPFGFSGREIGFVGWVGLRGAVSILLAILPTIGGVQNGGVYFNVVFIMVLASLLIQGWTIGFAARRLRLVVPPRIGPVDRLELELPGDAGQEVVAYRIHADSPLSKGERIPRWARPHLIVRGDKTLKIHNAGSLQAGDHVYLFASPRQVELLDKIYAGPAVVEDRTFYGDFPLPADAKLGDLARQYGIVVDGADTEACIGDLLMREFNNRPELGDRMSLGPIDLVVRSLDDGGAVADVGIVLDPEGEAQPPVRAGWLGWLFRRGGPIA from the coding sequence ATGATCGATGCAGTGAACTTCGCCATCCTGATCGGGGCGGGGCTCATTGTCGTCAGCGTCTTCACCAGCCTGATCTCCCAGCGTCTCGGGGCCCCCCTGCTTCTGATCTTTCTTGGCATCGGCCTTCTGGCGGGAGAAGACGGTCTACTCGGCATCGATTTCGACGACGGGTCGGCGGCCTATTTCATCGGGTCGCTGGCGCTGGCGATCATCCTGTTCGACAGCGGGTTTGAGACCAGGCTTCAAAGCTACCGGCTTGCGGCCGCCCCCGCCTTGACACTGGCGACTGTCGGGGTGGTATTCACCGCCGGGCTCCTGGGGGCGGCCGCCCACGTGCTGATCGGGCTGGACTGGATCGAGGCGGTGATGCTCGGGGCCATCGTCGCCTCCACCGACGCCGCGGCCGTGTTCTTCCTGCTCCGTGTCGGGGGGATCACGCTGCGCGAGAGGGTTCGCGCCACGTTGGAAATCGAATCGGGGACCAACGACCCGATGGCGATCTTCCTCACTTTGACCCTGGTGGAGCTGGCCGCCGCGCAGGATGGGCTGGGCGGCTTCGGGTGGGAGCTGGCCTGGACCTTCGTGCAGCAGATGGGGCTTGGCCTCGTATTCGGGTTGGTCGGCGGCATTGTCATCGCCCGGCTGCTGAACCGGCTGCGCGACCTGGACCCGGGGCTCTATCCCATCGCGGCGCTCAGCATGGCGCTGGTGGTGTTCGCCGCGACCGGCATGCTGGGCGGCAGCGGCTTCCTGGCGGCCTATCTGGCCGGGCTGGTGGCCGGGAACCGGCGCATCCGCCATGCGCCCCGGCTGCGCCGCTTCCAGGTCGGCATGAGCTGGCTGGCCCAGATCGGCATGTTCCTCACGCTTGGTCTGCTGGCGACGCCGTCCCAGTTCGGGGTGGTGGCGCTGCCGGCCGTGCTGTTGGCGCTGATCCTGATCTTCGTCGCCCGGCCGCTGGCGGTCTGGCTCTGCCTGCTGCCCTTCGGCTTTTCAGGGCGGGAGATCGGCTTCGTCGGCTGGGTCGGCCTGCGCGGGGCCGTGTCCATCCTGCTGGCGATCCTGCCGACCATCGGCGGGGTGCAGAATGGCGGGGTCTATTTCAACGTGGTCTTCATCATGGTCCTGGCTTCCCTGCTGATCCAGGGCTGGACCATCGGCTTCGCCGCCCGCCGTCTGCGTCTGGTCGTGCCGCCGCGCATCGGTCCGGTGGACAGGCTGGAGCTGGAGCTGCCCGGTGATGCCGGCCAGGAGGTGGTGGCCTACCGCATCCATGCCGACAGCCCGCTGTCGAAGGGGGAGCGCATCCCGCGCTGGGCGCGGCCGCACCTGATCGTGCGCGGCGACAAGACGCTGAAGATCCATAATGCCGGTTCGTTGCAGGCCGGCGACCATGTCTATCTCTTCGCCTCACCACGGCAGGTGGAACTGCTGGACAAGATCTATGCCGGCCCGGCCGTGGTTGAGGACCGGACCTTTTATGGCGATTTCCCGCTGCCGGCGGACGCCAAGCTGGGCGATCTGGCACGCCAGTACGGGATCGTGGTGGATGGCGCGGACACGGAGGCCTGCATCGGCGACCTGCTGATGCGGGAGTTCAACAACCGTCCGGAGTTGGGCGACAGGATGTCCCTCGGTCCCATCGACCTCGTGGTGCGCTCGCTGGACGATGGCGGGGCCGTGGCGGATGTCGGGATCGTGCTCGATCCGGAAGGGGAGGCGCAGCCGCCGGTCCGCGCCGGCTGGCTGGGTTGGCTGTTCCGGCGGGGCGGCCCCATCGCATGA
- the crcB gene encoding fluoride efflux transporter CrcB, giving the protein MNPSLTGILAVAAGGALGATARYLSVLAIGRWLGAGFPWGTFAVNVAGSFVMGVLAELAMQAWQPPPELKLFLTVGVLGGFTTFSSFSLDTALLIERGDFWAAAAYVTGSVLISIAALFAGLALTRMSVA; this is encoded by the coding sequence ATGAACCCGTCCCTGACCGGCATCCTGGCGGTGGCCGCGGGCGGTGCGCTGGGGGCGACCGCGCGCTACCTGTCGGTCCTCGCCATCGGGCGATGGCTCGGGGCCGGCTTTCCCTGGGGGACGTTCGCGGTGAACGTGGCCGGGTCCTTTGTCATGGGGGTGCTGGCGGAACTGGCGATGCAGGCTTGGCAGCCCCCGCCGGAGCTGAAGCTGTTCCTGACGGTGGGGGTACTGGGCGGCTTCACCACCTTCTCCAGCTTTTCCCTTGATACGGCCCTGCTGATAGAACGGGGTGACTTCTGGGCCGCGGCGGCCTATGTGACGGGCTCCGTCCTGATCTCCATCGCCGCCCTGTTCGCAGGCCTGGCGCTTACCCGAATGTCCGTCGCATGA
- the cydB gene encoding cytochrome d ubiquinol oxidase subunit II: MQPETGISVDLTLIWAGIVAFAVFMYVFMDGFDLGVGILFPFAPGGERDRDLMMNTVAPIWDANETWLILGGAGLFAAFPLAYSILLPALYMPILLMLIALIFRGVAFEFRFKAHSSKYLWTSSFFIGSFFASFSQGLILGAFIDGFEVTGRDFSGSIWDWFSPFGILCGFAIVTGYALLGATWLIWRTHGALQDWCRSLAPKLLLGVLVFFALVSLITPAWNEVVRARWFTFPNIIYLAPLPVTTLLVSAWMWTAIRGGRDVVPFVLALVIFVLAFAGLAISLWPYVIPPNITIWDAASPPESQIFLLIGLAFLIPTILAYTAFTYWVFRGKLQEGEGYGH; this comes from the coding sequence ATGCAACCGGAAACCGGTATTTCCGTCGACCTGACACTGATCTGGGCGGGCATCGTCGCCTTCGCGGTGTTCATGTACGTCTTCATGGACGGCTTCGACCTCGGCGTCGGCATCCTGTTCCCCTTTGCGCCCGGCGGGGAAAGGGACCGCGACCTGATGATGAACACCGTCGCCCCGATCTGGGACGCGAACGAGACCTGGCTGATCCTGGGCGGGGCGGGGCTGTTCGCGGCGTTCCCCCTAGCCTATTCGATCTTGCTGCCGGCGCTCTACATGCCGATCTTATTAATGCTGATCGCATTGATATTCAGAGGAGTCGCTTTCGAATTCAGGTTCAAGGCGCATTCCAGCAAGTATCTCTGGACCTCCAGCTTCTTTATCGGCTCCTTCTTCGCCAGCTTCTCCCAGGGCCTGATCCTGGGGGCCTTCATCGACGGGTTCGAGGTGACGGGCCGCGACTTCTCCGGCTCCATCTGGGACTGGTTCAGCCCGTTCGGCATCCTGTGCGGTTTCGCCATCGTCACGGGCTACGCGCTGCTGGGCGCCACTTGGCTGATCTGGCGGACGCATGGGGCGCTGCAGGACTGGTGCCGCAGCCTGGCCCCGAAGCTTCTGCTGGGGGTGCTGGTCTTCTTCGCCCTGGTCAGCCTGATCACCCCGGCCTGGAACGAGGTGGTGCGGGCACGCTGGTTCACCTTCCCCAACATCATCTATCTGGCACCGCTGCCGGTGACTACGCTGCTGGTTTCCGCTTGGATGTGGACGGCAATCCGGGGCGGCCGGGATGTGGTGCCCTTCGTACTTGCGCTGGTGATCTTCGTTCTGGCCTTCGCCGGTCTGGCGATCAGCCTCTGGCCCTATGTGATCCCGCCCAATATCACCATCTGGGACGCTGCCAGCCCGCCGGAGAGCCAGATTTTCCTGTTGATCGGCCTGGCCTTCCTGATCCCGACCATCCTCGCCTACACCGCCTTCACCTACTGGGTGTTCCGCGGCAAGCTCCAGGAAGGCGAGGGATACGGGCACTGA
- a CDS encoding peroxidase-related enzyme (This protein belongs to a clade of uncharacterized proteins related to peroxidases such as the alkylhydroperoxidase AhpD.) yields the protein MTQPVQAPISRFPVPALSEMPEDIRERLLAVQEKSGFIPNVFLVLARRPEEFRAFFAYHDALMDKPGNLTKAEREMIVVATSNANQCQYCVVAHGAILRIRAKNPLIADQIAINYRKADITPRQKAMLDFAMKVAFEAHAVGENDHAALARHGFDMEDAWDIAAIAAFFGMSNRMANVTSMRPNDEFYALGR from the coding sequence ATGACCCAGCCTGTCCAGGCGCCGATCAGCCGATTCCCCGTCCCCGCCTTGTCGGAAATGCCGGAGGATATCCGGGAACGGCTGCTGGCCGTCCAGGAGAAGTCGGGCTTCATCCCCAACGTCTTCCTGGTCCTGGCGCGCCGCCCGGAGGAGTTCCGCGCCTTCTTCGCCTATCACGACGCGCTGATGGACAAGCCGGGCAATCTGACCAAGGCGGAGCGCGAGATGATCGTGGTCGCCACCAGCAACGCGAACCAGTGCCAGTACTGCGTGGTCGCGCATGGCGCGATCCTGCGCATCCGGGCGAAGAATCCCCTGATCGCGGACCAGATCGCCATCAACTACCGCAAGGCCGACATCACGCCCCGCCAGAAGGCGATGCTGGATTTCGCCATGAAGGTCGCCTTCGAGGCCCATGCCGTGGGCGAGAACGACCATGCCGCACTGGCCCGGCATGGCTTCGACATGGAGGATGCGTGGGACATCGCCGCCATCGCGGCCTTCTTCGGCATGTCGAACCGCATGGCGAACGTCACCAGCATGCGGCCGAACGACGAGTTCTATGCGTTGGGCCGATAG
- a CDS encoding replication-associated recombination protein A, whose translation MAATLFEADAPRPLADRLRPRTIAEVVGQEHLLKPDGPIGRQLAARRLSSMILWGPPGCGKTTIARLLAQSTDLYFEPLSAIFTGVADLRKVFEAAKQRRIGGQGTLLFIDEIHRFNRSQQDGFLPYVEDGTVTLVGATTENPSFELNAALLSRAQVFVLNRLDEAALEKLLGRAEAEMERPLPLEADARTALKAMADGDGRYCLNLCEELFQLPEGTVLDTAGLTAAVQRRMPLYDKAQEGHYNLISALHKSLRGSDTDAALYWFARMLAGGEHPRYIARRLVRFASEDIGLADPNALVQALAAWDTYERLGSPEGELAIVQCVIYLGTAPKSNAAYTAYKQAVRAAKETGSLMPPKHILNAPTKLMKQIGYGKGYEYDHDTEDGFSGQDYFPEEMGRREFYKPVERGFERDIKKRLEYWAKLRAQRPRE comes from the coding sequence ATGGCCGCCACCCTGTTCGAAGCTGACGCCCCCCGCCCGCTGGCCGACCGGCTGCGGCCCCGGACCATTGCCGAGGTGGTGGGGCAGGAGCATCTGCTGAAGCCGGACGGCCCCATCGGCCGGCAGCTCGCGGCGCGACGCCTGTCCTCCATGATCCTGTGGGGGCCGCCCGGCTGCGGCAAGACCACCATCGCGCGCCTGCTGGCCCAGAGCACCGACCTGTATTTCGAGCCGCTGTCGGCCATCTTCACCGGCGTAGCCGACCTGCGGAAGGTCTTCGAGGCGGCGAAGCAGCGGCGCATCGGCGGGCAGGGCACGCTGCTGTTCATCGATGAGATCCACCGCTTCAACCGCTCCCAGCAGGATGGCTTCCTGCCCTATGTGGAGGATGGCACCGTCACGCTGGTGGGGGCGACGACGGAGAATCCCAGCTTCGAGCTGAACGCTGCGCTGCTGTCCCGCGCCCAGGTCTTCGTGCTGAACCGGCTGGACGAGGCGGCGCTGGAAAAGCTGCTGGGCCGGGCGGAGGCGGAGATGGAGCGACCCCTGCCGCTGGAGGCCGATGCCCGCACGGCGCTGAAAGCCATGGCCGACGGTGACGGGCGCTACTGCCTGAACCTGTGCGAGGAGTTGTTCCAGCTTCCCGAAGGCACGGTGCTGGACACGGCCGGGCTGACGGCGGCGGTGCAGCGGCGCATGCCCCTCTACGACAAGGCGCAGGAGGGGCATTACAACCTGATCTCCGCCCTGCACAAATCGTTGCGCGGGTCCGACACGGATGCGGCGCTGTACTGGTTCGCGCGCATGCTGGCGGGCGGGGAGCACCCCCGCTACATCGCGCGCCGGCTGGTTCGTTTCGCATCCGAGGATATCGGCCTGGCCGATCCCAACGCGCTGGTCCAGGCCCTGGCCGCCTGGGACACCTATGAGCGGCTGGGCAGCCCGGAGGGGGAGCTGGCCATCGTCCAGTGCGTGATCTATCTCGGCACCGCGCCGAAATCCAACGCGGCCTATACCGCCTACAAGCAGGCGGTGCGCGCGGCCAAGGAGACCGGCAGCCTGATGCCGCCCAAGCACATCCTGAACGCGCCGACCAAGCTGATGAAGCAGATCGGCTACGGCAAGGGCTACGAGTACGACCACGATACGGAGGACGGATTCTCCGGCCAGGACTATTTCCCGGAGGAGATGGGGCGGCGGGAGTTCTACAAGCCGGTGGAGCGCGGCTTCGAGCGGGACATCAAGAAGCGGCTGGAATACTGGGCGAAGCTGCGGGCGCAGCGACCGCGGGAGTAG
- a CDS encoding RluA family pseudouridine synthase, giving the protein MNKVETRIVTQDEAEMRLDRWFKRYFPLLGHGALQKLLRTGQVRVDGKRAESNTRLAAGQSIRIPPMPDIPPEMPDAPPRTPPKPAVSEKDAAELRSRILYRDDDVIVLDKPAGLATQGGTGQSKNLDAMLDVLRFDAAERPRLVHRLDKDTSGCLVLARTAAAATKLTAAFRSRDARKIYWAVTVGVPKPHKGRIDLPVAKEAGTRGERMAVDEEEGQSALTYYTVVEHAHKRAAFVALWPRTGRTHQLRVHMDAIGTPILGDGKYAGQGAFLPGDTGLPRQLHLHARRIVMPHPRGGAIDVTAPLPKHMQPAWDYFGFDDNLREDPFAELD; this is encoded by the coding sequence ATGAACAAGGTCGAAACCCGCATCGTCACCCAGGATGAGGCGGAGATGCGCCTGGACCGCTGGTTCAAGCGGTATTTCCCGCTGCTGGGCCATGGCGCGCTCCAGAAGCTGCTGCGCACCGGGCAGGTGCGGGTGGATGGCAAGCGGGCGGAAAGCAATACGCGCCTCGCCGCCGGCCAGTCCATCCGCATCCCGCCCATGCCGGACATCCCGCCCGAAATGCCTGACGCGCCGCCCCGCACGCCGCCCAAGCCGGCGGTGAGTGAGAAGGACGCGGCCGAGCTGCGCTCCCGCATCCTGTACCGCGATGACGACGTGATCGTGCTGGACAAGCCGGCCGGCCTCGCCACCCAGGGCGGTACGGGGCAGAGTAAGAATCTGGACGCCATGCTGGACGTGCTGCGCTTCGACGCGGCGGAGCGGCCGCGGCTGGTCCATCGTCTGGACAAGGACACCAGCGGCTGCCTGGTGCTGGCCCGCACGGCCGCGGCGGCGACGAAGCTGACTGCGGCCTTCCGCTCCCGCGACGCCCGCAAGATCTACTGGGCCGTGACCGTCGGCGTGCCGAAGCCGCACAAGGGCCGCATCGACCTGCCCGTCGCCAAGGAGGCCGGCACCCGTGGGGAGCGCATGGCCGTGGATGAGGAGGAGGGGCAGTCCGCCCTGACCTACTACACGGTGGTGGAGCATGCCCATAAGCGGGCGGCCTTCGTGGCGCTGTGGCCGCGTACCGGCCGCACCCACCAGCTCCGCGTCCATATGGACGCCATCGGCACGCCCATCCTGGGCGACGGGAAATATGCGGGGCAGGGGGCCTTCCTGCCCGGCGACACCGGCCTGCCGCGGCAGCTCCACCTGCATGCCCGCCGGATCGTCATGCCGCATCCCCGTGGCGGCGCCATCGACGTGACGGCGCCGCTGCCGAAGCATATGCAGCCGGCCTGGGACTATTTCGGGTTCGACGACAACCTGCGCGAGGACCCGTTCGCGGAGCTGGACTAA